The following coding sequences lie in one Candidatus Methylomirabilota bacterium genomic window:
- a CDS encoding hotdog fold thioesterase, with the protein MSASDYPVIPAELRARVENDPWARALGIRYLDLRRGYCRVSLTLQPHMLNFQGHPHGGVIFSLADVAFGAACNSHGEDAVALSVTISYLAAVKPDATLVAEGHEKKQGRRAGFFDVTVATEDGTPVALVHCVAHRVGR; encoded by the coding sequence GTGAGCGCGTCCGACTACCCCGTGATTCCCGCCGAGCTCCGCGCGCGCGTCGAGAACGATCCGTGGGCGCGCGCCCTCGGCATCCGGTACCTTGACCTGCGACGCGGGTACTGCCGCGTGAGCCTCACGCTCCAGCCCCACATGCTGAACTTCCAGGGCCACCCGCACGGCGGCGTCATCTTCTCGCTGGCCGACGTCGCCTTCGGCGCCGCCTGCAACTCTCACGGCGAGGACGCGGTGGCGCTGAGCGTCACGATCAGCTACCTCGCCGCGGTGAAGCCCGACGCGACCCTCGTCGCCGAGGGGCACGAGAAGAAGCAGGGACGCCGGGCGGGGTTCTTCGATGTCACCGTCGCGACCGAGGACGGGACGCCGGTCGC